In a single window of the Scyliorhinus canicula chromosome 1, sScyCan1.1, whole genome shotgun sequence genome:
- the LOC119975828 gene encoding cytochrome c oxidase assembly factor 6 homolog produces MTAPTAQERKTCWGARDRYWQCLDESDKGSSECRKLRTVFEGSCPQQWINYFDKRRDYLKYKEKMQREGFQPQENVTKL; encoded by the exons ATGACTGCTCCAACAGCCCAGGAGAGGAAGACCTGCTGGGGAGCGAGGGACAGGTACTGGCAGTGCCTGGATGAGAGCGATAAGGGttcttcggagtgtcggaagttAAGGACGGTATTTGAAGGCAGCTGCCCCCAGCAGTGG ATCAACTACTTTGACAAAAGGAGAGACTATTTGAAATACAAGGAGAAAATGCAAAGGGAAGGATTTCAGCCTCAGGAGAATGTCACCAAACTATAA